From Erigeron canadensis isolate Cc75 chromosome 5, C_canadensis_v1, whole genome shotgun sequence:
TGTGAAGGATTTACCATTGTCAGTTGTCACAGTGACATCTTGCCCCGGCTTTATGTCACTGGCTTTTGATGGCAGGTCAATGGTGTAACGTTCATGACCAGTCAAACCTAGAGTATCTGCATCTTCACCAGCCTTGAAACAAAGTGGAATAATACCCATACCAACTAAGTTACTCCTATGTATCCTCTCGAAACTCTTGGCTATCACTGCCTTCACTCCCTGAAACATTTACAAAGTTTAAAGAGAATCCATATTGACACTCGATCGCTCAAATCAAATTGATCGTTCCAACTAGAGCTAGAGGTGACGATTCAACTTAACATTATGAATGGGTAGCCTGGGGTCAAGTTGTATCTCGAACAgtatgaaaaaaatcaaaaaaagaaaatattaagaaatcaaaatattaagaaaatatCTCGAACAGtataaaaccaacttgaattaTGTTTTTTCGAGTGCTCGATTACTATCATTGGACACAAGTCTTTCATGCGAACCCAATATAAAAAACAGAACTCAAAATATATCTAGCCCAGACTACAAGTGACCAAAATATCTTTGAAGTCTGCAGATAGGATTAACAAATTACTTACCTGTAGCATTGGGCCTTTGGCAGCCCAGTCTCGGGAACTGCCACTTCCATATTCAGCTCCGGCCAAAACAATGGTTTCCTGTCCAGCCTCTTTGTACCTCTGCAATATTTTGAACAATAAAGGGTTTTACATCTAGCAAAAAGAACTTAAAAGTGAACAATGACGTCATGAAGCAATTACAGCCACATGCACAcatagagcagtaggtttgacTATTTATCATATTCCTGACAAATTCAATGAAAATAGAGGTGTCCTACAACATACCATTGCTGCATCAAACACCGAAAGCTTCTCTCCCGTGGGAATGTGAATAGTCTTTGGGCCCACCTCCCCGTTTAACAACTTATTAACGATTCGGATATTGGCAAACGTTCCTCTGGCCATAACTTCATCGTTTCCACGACGGCTACCATAGGAGTTAAAATCCCTACGGTCAACTCCACGATCAAGGAGGAACTTTGCAGCAGGGCTGTCCTTATGGATACTACCGGCTGGAGAAATATGGTCAGTGGTGATACTGTCGCCAAAATTCAGTAAGCAGTATGCATCCTTCACTTTGCGGGGACCCGGTGGGTCCATGGTCATGTCCTTGAAATATGGTGGTTCGTGAATGTAAGTTGAGTTAGGATCCCAAGAATATAAACTTGATGAAGGAACAGATAACTTATTCCACATCGGATTGCCCTGTGTGATAGCCTGGTAGGTGCTTTTAAACATATCGGGCAAAACACTTGACTGAACGACCTGTTAAATTATAGAAGTACCATAAATTTAACTCTCGTTAAGATTCAATGTGGTCTGGACATGGAGTAAAAAGAAGAATGAAAGACTTGTACCTCAGCTATTTCTTCATTACTGGGCCATACATCCTTAAAATACACACTCTTTCCATCCTTTGTAGTTCCAATTGGCTCCTTCTCGAAGTCGATGTCAACCTGAAACACAACATATTTATTCTTCGAAGATTCTACAAAGCACAAAAATACTGTAAATCAGACATTAATGATTTCCAGCTCTCCACATACCGTGCCAGCAAGTGCATAAGCCACAACTAAGGGGGGTGAGGCAAGATAGTTGGCTCTTGTCAACGGATGAACACGTCCTTCAAAGTTACGGTTTCCAGACAGTACAGCTGCAGCGACAAGATCTGGAAAGCACACCAAACAAAATattcagaaaaaaaaagaccagtaacattaacattaacattaacACTGATTACTTATCCGTCTTTAACACTTCATATGAGTTAAAATCATACCATTTTCAGTAATGGCAGAGGCAACCGACTCATCAAGATCACCCGAGTTCCCAATACATGTGGTGCAGCCATATCCCACTATATTGAATCCCTGCTGATCTAGATACTTTTGCAGGCCACTACATAGAGGAAAGCTTCTCAGCTACTTATAGATATGATTTTGAAGGATGAGGAAACGAACAAATTAAACCATCACCAATTGCCATTACCTTTGAAGCAAGTACTTAGTAACAACTCCGGAACCAGGAGCAAGACTTGTTTTTACCCATGGTTTAACCTGAAAAGAGATAAAAGAGGCTATCTCAGGAGCATGAAGCTTTTTATTTTACCACATATACGATAAATGGGTACCAAACCATACTAACATAAGTATATAACATTTTAGAGCTATATACGAACCTCCAGACCAAGTTCGCAAGCCTTCTTTGCAACAAGACCAGCTCCAAGCATGACACTAGGGTTTGATGTGTTTGTACAGCTCGTGATTGCTGCAATCACAACACTACCATGTTTCAATTCAGCAGTTTGCCCATGAAATGGAAAGCTTACAACTTTTTCTTGAGCCTCCTTTGGTATGGCAAATCCCTGCATTAAACCGAGGAGCTTAAAAACTGAAAAGCCAACTGTAGTGGCAACCCAGAGTCCCAGATCAAAGTAATCATTTAGACAGCAAATCCATGGTTTTCCACTTTCCATAAATAAATCCATACTTCATGCCAGCTAATCAAAGCATAGGCAACAACATTGATTGAAGGTGAAAAACACACATTAACAGAAAACAATAAACTTATATCACCTTAAATCCAACTTTGTTATCAAGGCATGAATGCCAGTCGCTCTTCATTTCTTTAATTGGAACACGATCATGCGGCCTGTAAGATGTTTGGGTATAAGAAACGTATAACATACAACAATGAAAAAAACACACCATAACATACCGTTTTGGACCAGAGATACAGGGTTCAACATCACTTAGTTCCAGTTGTAGATATGATGAGTAAACTTTCTCTTCCTGAGGCTGTCATTTCATATCATTATTAGTGATGAGTAGATGATACTACTTATGAATTCAAGAACTTCCAAAAGGCCGGAAAGGGGAAAGAAACATGAAGAAAGCTAACCTCACTATAATCAACAAACATGTTGTTTGCTCGCAAGTATGCTTCAATCATAGCCACCTATAAGCGATCGGAAAAAGAAATACCATATAAAGAGTGCACTATAATAATTCCAAAAAATCCCCtaactttattatattttattaatgttaCTTTAGAGATTAATTCAGGTTATAAAGAAGATAGCTTACAGTATCGTCGCTTCTTCCTGTTAACTTGAGGTACTGCAATGTTACATGATCAACAGGGAAGAAGCCCATTGTTGCACCATACTCAGGAGACATATTGGCAATAGTGGCTCTATCAGCCAAAGGAAGTTCACGCATACCCTCGCCTACATGTACAAACATGACAGTAGAAAGTGTGTAAAGCATGGTTAAGATATTTGTTAACAAGAATAAAAAGATATGATTGCAGGATGCAAGACATTACCGAAGAACTCAACAAATTTTCCAACAACACCATGCTTTCTTAACATTTGGGTCACGGTCAACACCAAATCAGTAGCTGTGACACCATTTTTCAACTTTCCAGACAACTTGAATCCAACAACTCCAGGCAAAACCATGCTCATGGGCTGTCAATGCCAGTGAAGAGTTAACCAATTATAGTGAACATAGTGATCCCGACCCATCAGCCACCAGACAAGAAGAGTTACATCGCCAAATCTAAAATGAGTTATACCTGTCCAAGCATTGTTGCCTCTGCTTCAATCCCCCCTACTCCCCAGCCAGCTACTCCTAATCCATCAATCATGGTTGTGTGGGAATCAGTTCCAACAACACTATCAGGATAGAGAAGGCCATCGGTGTTAAAAACAACCCGTCCAAGATACTCCAGATTGACctgaatatatgaaaataaccTATTTAGTCCCAGATATATGTCTAGAGGTTAAGGAAAGAAACCAAAATGAAAGCTGAAGCAAACATCAAAAATCATACTTCCAATGCATATATCTTACCTGGTGAACAATCCCAGAACCAGGAGGAACAACAAGCATGTTGTCAAATGCATGTGATCCCCATTTGAGGAAGGCAAACCGCTCATTGTTGCGCTGAAACTCAAGGTCCATGTTTGCTTGGACAGCATTTGCACTTCTTGCAACATCAACTTGAACTGAATGGTCGATAACAAGGTCTACTGGCACCTGTGAATTACCAAACATTAAAAGCATGAAAATAAAAGGATTCATGCTCCAACAAATATGTGATCATGGAAAGTTATTCCAGAATGCAGCATATTATAGGTCAGATTACATAAATTGGAATAAGGTCAGCTGATATAAATCAGACAGAGAAAGAAAATGTCATTGCTGGAAAGAATATGCAATCCTTTAAGATTCCTTGGCACTCAAAAAAAATCATCAAGCAAGAAAAATGTTCACATAGACTAGTCAAATGCACTAATGCTTAGTGTTGGAAGGCAGAtagttaataataactaataaataaCTAACCAATGGATTGATCTTCTTAGAGTCACCACCGAGCTTGTTCATAGCATCTCGCATACAAGCAAGGTCAACTACAGCTGGAACTCCTGTGAAATCCTAAACAAATTTCACACATGATCAGAAATGACCAATCAGGTACTAGCGTAAATAACTACATACTTGCATACTTAATGAGATATACCTGTAAGAGAACACGGGCAGGTTTAAATGGAATCTCCACTTGCTTGGGTGAAGTATTTTCCCAGTCGATAATCTTTTCAACATCGTTTGGTGTAACTTGAAAGTTATCACAATTGCGTATTGCAGACTCTAAAAGAATCCTGATGGAGTATGGGAGCTTGTCTGCAAATATGTAAATCCACAAATTAAAGAGAAACAACGTATAAAAGCGAATTTAAGGACTGGGTAACTGCTAATAAACACTGTGAGTACAAATAGTATATTCACGTGTGAGAGATAACATTGTGTGAtgacaaaatcaaatatcttgGTAGCTGCAACAAAAATGCTAGCTTTTTATAACGATCAACAGGGGTTAATTCGTTAACTACACAAGAACCGaagttttaaacaaaatattacgTTTTATCTTATAAACACCTCTTTATAAACACAAACAATAGGCAAAAAGCTATATAAGCAGAGTCAACACATATgaggtaaaataaaaataaaaacttttctAATGAGTACAAGAAATGTGTCTGTACCAACTCTGGGATCGTTTAAAGCAGGAAGACTATAAAATTTTCCGAATTCGCCACCTCCAGGTCTTGGAAGAGCAGTGAAGATTCCCTTGAATGGATTTTCAGAAGCTGTGcattataaaaccaaaaaaaaaaaactcaaaatatatataaatatgaaacaGAAGatcaaatttatattaaaaacaatagaTAAATTGCCAGCACAAAAGACACAACAAGAATGTATTTGAGATATAGATTGAGCTCAAAACAAttctaatattaaaaaaagcatctttattccattttatttattttttgctcTTATAAAGTAGACAATCAAAGTGAAGTGAATAAAGTTTAAATCAGTATCACTGATAAAGTCAATATTCCTTAAGATTTAATACATGAATCCAAATCAGTATCGATTTATTTTTcgaaaaattttcaaataaaaaggtcAAAATAAATAACACCATGCTTACTTACACATCAATTATAACCTGCACTTTGCGTGTgtctgtttatttatatatctatagtgatagatacagatatatatatataaacttattaaATCACTAGTCCAgggagaaatatatatacacatattataaTAACGGAGTAAAATAAAGTCAACGTCTTATTTAACTAATCTAAATCATTAatcaataaaatgaataaataatattataataaaaagtataatgatGAAATGAAACTGTacgtatagatagatatagatatagtatATATACCCATGGAAGAGATTTTTCGGTGAAACTGTTGAATGAGAGGAGTAACGGTGGTTCCGATCTGAGCGGTGACACTGAGAGCGGATCTCCGGCGGAGAAACGACGGCGACGAAGTTGTAGTGAATGATCGGGACGGAAaatttttagagagagaaagttttGATGGGAGAGAAGAcggcgatgatgatgatgatctgagAAGTGATGCTATTGAAGATGGTGATGATATTATATGCATCACGTTTGTATTGTGTGCCAGaaagattaaattttaattatttttagtaattattttttaGATTATATAATTACAAGTTAAAAATGACGAGGATAGAGATAGAAAGATATTCATGGATGCTGACAGGGGTGTGACGAGGTGTAGTGTAAGACGGTGAGGGTGAGTTGTTGAGTTAAAATGGACGGTGAGATTTGTGTTTGGAGGAAAGGTGGACGGTGGGATTTGGTTTTGGTTGTGGATATATTTAGAAGTCGGCTAGATTTAGACGAGTGTGGGTTGCACACTCCAATAGTGATTTTActtatttggttttttattgtgttttttaacTGATCGGCGGCCCTATTTTTACCTTttcaataaaagattttaaaatggtgtttggttCAAAGGCTtaggaggttttttttttttttttttcaccctTGTCATTTAgagatttaaaagaaaaaaatcaccCAATTCATCATTagtgaaattaaatttttatgatCACtcttaaatatgtataaaaaaatgttatgttgattcattttctctttatatatttGTCATATAATTGGTCGATGATGATTTATAATGGGTCAAAAGAAATGATAGATATTAGTTTCTCTAATACATTAACTTAGTTAAATACTAGAAtatagacccgtgtccaacactggacacgagacttacaaTATTATAATTGCTAAATGCTTTGATAATAATTAACTGTGAACATTATTGATACAAAAAGTTAATACATATAAAGTAagaaaattataactttttttttaatgaagttCATATTTGTTTGAAGTTAGAACGTTGTATTTTGTTTGTAAAATATTactgtaaatttttaaaagttttttaataacttaagtcattagttcaactgtttttaACTTTGTGTCTAATACATGGGGCTTACGacgttatcaatattaaatatgtttatcGAAGTAGttcttaaaatgttaatatatttatatcaaattttatttattattaatcaattaatattatatttatatgatacaacatactattggatatatattagttattattcaattgaatatatatttatatgatagaacagTTATTAttcaactaaatatatatttgttattattttattggatatatatcaattattattctattagatatatattatttattgttatttatttaatatattcaattttgaagatatacggtttcaactgttatactttgcaagttgtattACAATAATCACATATTCGTCATTGTCATTATTCGCTGAAACATATttatggaattgtttgtcgtattcATTTCACAtgacacatgctacaataattctTCTATCATAGAATTATCTGAAAGCAGTTGTATtcataatatgatatgattatgagagataattaaaaaataaaatataaatatatttgtaatcGATCCTGTATTTTACAATATTCAATATATGTCTTTGATAATGATACAGGCCCATAACACAagtaagtttattttcaatcacatattctatgataattagataataatTAGAATTGTTTTCAGTATATGTCTTTGATAATGATACAGACCCATAACACGagtaggtttattttcaatcaaatattctatgataattagataataatTAGAATTGTTTTCATGTTCTTTGATTGTTTCTAGAACATtgaacacatatataatatttcatcttttgaaataatttttttaagacaatatttcatagttgaaacttttttaattaattaaatgattaaaatttctttaaaaatcctctcaagtccatgactaaaaataaatataaattaaaagaaaaattttttATGATCACtcttaaatatgtataaaaaatgttatgttgattcattttctctttatataatTGGTCGATGAGGATTTATAATGAGtcaaaagaaatgata
This genomic window contains:
- the LOC122602001 gene encoding aconitate hydratase, cytoplasmic-like; translation: MHIISSPSSIASLLRSSSSSPSSLPSKLSLSKNFPSRSFTTTSSPSFLRRRSALSVTAQIGTTVTPLIQQFHRKISSMASENPFKGIFTALPRPGGGEFGKFYSLPALNDPRVDKLPYSIRILLESAIRNCDNFQVTPNDVEKIIDWENTSPKQVEIPFKPARVLLQDFTGVPAVVDLACMRDAMNKLGGDSKKINPLVPVDLVIDHSVQVDVARSANAVQANMDLEFQRNNERFAFLKWGSHAFDNMLVVPPGSGIVHQVNLEYLGRVVFNTDGLLYPDSVVGTDSHTTMIDGLGVAGWGVGGIEAEATMLGQPMSMVLPGVVGFKLSGKLKNGVTATDLVLTVTQMLRKHGVVGKFVEFFGEGMRELPLADRATIANMSPEYGATMGFFPVDHVTLQYLKLTGRSDDTVAMIEAYLRANNMFVDYSEPQEEKVYSSYLQLELSDVEPCISGPKRPHDRVPIKEMKSDWHSCLDNKVGFKGFAIPKEAQEKVVSFPFHGQTAELKHGSVVIAAITSCTNTSNPSVMLGAGLVAKKACELGLEVKPWVKTSLAPGSGVVTKYLLQSGLQKYLDQQGFNIVGYGCTTCIGNSGDLDESVASAITENDLVAAAVLSGNRNFEGRVHPLTRANYLASPPLVVAYALAGTVDIDFEKEPIGTTKDGKSVYFKDVWPSNEEIAEVVQSSVLPDMFKSTYQAITQGNPMWNKLSVPSSSLYSWDPNSTYIHEPPYFKDMTMDPPGPRKVKDAYCLLNFGDSITTDHISPAGSIHKDSPAAKFLLDRGVDRRDFNSYGSRRGNDEVMARGTFANIRIVNKLLNGEVGPKTIHIPTGEKLSVFDAAMRYKEAGQETIVLAGAEYGSGSSRDWAAKGPMLQGVKAVIAKSFERIHRSNLVGMGIIPLCFKAGEDADTLGLTGHERYTIDLPSKASDIKPGQDVTVTTDNGKSFTCTVRFDTQVELTYFDHGGILQYVIRNLIK